The Falsibacillus pallidus genome contains the following window.
GTTTAAGTTAAATGGTAGACTAGACCTGAAAATAGAATGAGGCGGGTTTAAAGGTATGAAAAAAATTGTAGTGAGTTTTTTATCCTTGCTAATACTGGGAAGTTTGGCTCCCTATTCTGCATTGGCTGCAGAGGGAGAAGAATTGGATATTAAAAGTGAAGCAGCATCAGTTGTTGATGCAAAGACAGGAAAAATCCTTTATCAGAAGAATGGTGATAAAAAGCTATACCCAGCCAGTCTGACGAAAATTGCTACTGCTATTTATGCGATTGAGAATGGGCATTTGAATGACCATGTCGTCGTTTCACATAATGCAGCAAATGTTGATGGTACAAGGGTATACCTTTTAGAAGGTGAAGATGTCACACTTAAACACTTGATTCAAGGTATGCTGGTCAATAGTGGGAATGATGCAGCCATTGCAATCGCTGAACATCTTGACGGCAGCGTAGATGAATTTTCAAAGAATATAAATGCCTATTTGCGGAGTAAAGTGGGTGTTTATCATACACATTTCGTTAATCCGAACGGTCTGTTTGATGAGGAACATTTCACAACTGCTAATGATTTGGCAAAGATTACAGACTATGCAATGAAAAATCCAACATTCAGGCAAATATTCGGAACGAAAACGTTAAAGTGGCATGGGGATGGCTGGGATACAACCCTGATCACTCATCATAAAATGCTGAAGGAAGAAATTCCGTTTCCGGGTATTACAGGAGGAAAGACGGGATATGTGGATCAATCCGGTCAGACGCTTGCCACTACCGCACAAAATCAGAATATTGATCTCACTGCCATAACACTGAATGGGACTACGAAAAAGAGTGCCTATGGTGATACAAAGAAGCTTTTGGAATATGGGATGACTCATTACAAAACGGAGAGAGTGCCGGAAGGAAGCATCTTTAAGAAAAAAGATAATGCCTATAAAGCTGAACATGACTTGTACTTTACAAAAGGCAGCGGAGAGAATGTAACGAAAAAAGTGGAAAAGAGCGGATTCTTAAAAATTATTTCTAAAACAGGAGAGGTAGTAGCAGTGTTCCCGCTGCATGAGTTAAAGGCAAAAGCTTCAGAAGGCAATAAGGATTCCACATCAGAGGATTCAGCTAAAAAGCATTCCTCATTAAATCTCTTATTGTGTTCGGGGATTTTCCTGTTAATATGCATCACTATTTTATTTAAAAAAATAAAGAAATCAAGTGCCTAAACCATAATCCGGAGAGAACTGTTAAAGACAGCACTCTCCGGATTTCTTTTCGTTATTAAAAAAGAATGCTATAGTAAAACCAACCAATTTTGTTGAAAAGGAAGGCGTTTTATGAAAAAAGCTATTGATCAACTTTCGCGTCCTTTTAAAGATTTGAGAATTTCTGTAACCGACCGCTGCAATTTCCGATGCCGATATTGCATGCCTGCAGAAATTTTTGGTCCGGACTATGCTTTCCTGCCGAAACAAGAAATTCTCTCTTTCGAAGAAATTGAACGGATTACAAAAGCTTCCGTCAACCTCGGGGTAAGGAAAGTGAAGTTAACCGGTGGAGAGCCGTTGATTCGAAAAAACCTGCATCAATTAATTCGAAAATTATATGAAATAGAAGAAATAGAGGATATTGGACTAACAACAAACGGAATCCTCTTACCGACCTATGCCGATCGCTTAAAGGAAGCAGGTCTAAAACGAATCAATATAAGTCTTGATGCACTTGAAGAAAATCTCTTCAAAAAAATGAATGGGGTTGGGGCCAGTGTTGAAAAAGTAAAGGCTGGCATTGATGCTGCCATTCAAGCAGGTCTTAAGGTCAAAATCAATATGGTCGTCCAAAAAGGAGTCAACGAGGATGAAATAATCCCGATGGCTGAATATTGCAAGGTGAAAGAAATTCCGCTCAGGTTCATCGAATTCATGGATGTTGGGAATTCAAACGGATGGAATTGGGATCAAATTGTGACCAAAAAAGAAATGATGGGCATCCTAGCCAGCCGGTATGAATTGATTCCTATTGAGCCTGATTATTATGGAGAAGTGGCGAAACGATATCGTTTAAAGGGATCAGATAGTGAAATCGGTTTTATTACTTCAGTTTCCGAAACATTCTGCAGCGAATGCACAAGAGGCAGAATATCTGCCAATGGCAGCTTTTATACATGCCTTTTTGCGCAAAGTGGAGTGGATTTGAAAGAGGACCTGCGTAATGGAATGACAGATACTGAACTTATGAACAAATTAAATCAGATCTGGAATAATCGAAACGACCGCTACTCAGAAGAAAGAACAGAGGAATCGGCAGTAAAACGAAAGAAAATTGAAATGTCGTATATCGGTGGATAATGTAATCTTGTCCACACACGAACCCCTTTTGGAGAAAAGAATCCAAAAGGGTTTTTTTATATGCACCTTTTGGATTTAACCTATCACGAGATTGGGTATAGGATTCTTATACATATGCGAAGAATGTGACAATCTATAGAAGAAGCCTATTGAATAAAAGGGGGAGCTAACGGGTGTCGACGGCTAAAAAAAGGAATAAAAAGAAATGGACCTATACATTAATCATTTTTGTTTGTGCAGTTTATCTGGGTATGGTCTTTTACGAAAGTAAAAAGCCGCTGCCAAAAGGATTATCTTATGAAGGCAAGATACATCAAGTCGATAATGTAAACTTTTTATACGATCTTACTTATCAAAAAGATAAAAAAGAAATGCATGATCAAATGATTTTCCAAAAAATATTTGATCAAATTGACAAAGCAGATAAATTTATCGTAGTTGATATGTTTTTATTTAATGATTTTTATGATAAAGGAATGTTTTTTCCTCCTATCAGTGATACATTGACTAAAAAGTTGATTGATAAAAAAGAAAAGAACCCTGAAATGAGAATTGTGTTCATTACTGATCCTGTAAATACAGGTTATAGTTCATTTTTATCGAAACAATTGAAGGAATTGAAAGAAAACGGAATTGAAGTTGTCATTACAGATTTAGAACCATTAAGGGATTCAAATCCTCTGTATTCTGCAATTTGGCGTATAGGACTCCAGTGGTTCGGCCAAAAAGGGGAAGGATGGATCAGGAATCCTTTAACGCCGAATGCTCCTAAGCTGACAGTCCGATCCTATTTGGAGTTAATGAACATAAAAGCCAATCATCGGAAGACACTTGCTACAGATAAAGGGGCTATCGTTTCTTCGGCCAACCCCCATGATGCCAGTGGATATCATTCTAATATAGCATTTGAGACCTCAGGGCCGATTATCGCAGATATTCTTAAAACGGAACAATCCATCCTTGATTTTTCACATTCAAATGTAAAACTGCCTAAGTATGAAGGGTCAATGAATGAAAAAGGAAATATAAAGGTTCAACTGCTCACGGAAAGTAAAATTGAATCTGGCATTGTAGACACGATAAAACATACTTCTAAAGGGGATTCCATCTGGATTGGCATGTTTTATATCGCGGATAGGGACATCGTGAATGCTTTAACGGATGCAGCGGGGCGTGGAGTAAAGATCAGGCTCATTTTGGATCCCAATACGAATGCTTTTGGCCATAAAAAAACAGGCCTTCCGAACAACCCTGTTGTCTCTGAGCTTTTGGAAGAGGGAAAGGGTAACATCCAAATGAAATGGTATAACACGCATAAGGAACAATATCATACCAAATTGATTTATGTGAGGGGACAGGATTCCTCCACAGTGATTGGCGGATCTGCCAACTATACAATGAGGAATCTGGATGATTTCAATCCTGAAACGGATTTAAAAGTGCAGGCAGGGAACCGGGAACAGGTTATTGTTGATGTGGATGATTATTTCCATCGTATTTGGAATAATGAAGAGGGAACATATTCAGTAGGATATAAGAAGCGCAAAATCGAATACACTGGTGTTGAGCGTGTCATTTATGCACTGCAAAAACTCCTGCATTTTACGACCTATTGAGTGCTGGACTTGATTTGTTGCAAAAATGCATTCAAAAGGTAAACTAGAAGTAGAACCATACAGGAGTGATAGAAATGTCGACAAGCTGGAAAGTCATTTTGACGAAGGGAGAGAATGAACCATGGTGGTTCTTTGAAGGCTGGGAAAAGGATATCGTTACCGAGTACTCCTTCGAAGAAAAACATGACGCCCTAGTATTTTTTCTTGAAAAGCTAAAAACATTGCACAATGAATATCCTCATCATAGACAGAAAAATGATTCAATGGCAGCATTCTGGAACGAAGAAGAAAAGGAATTTTGCGAAGCATGTGATGATGATTTACAGACGTATCATGGACTGCTATTGATGTTAGATCAAAAACCATATGTACCAACGGATGAGGAGAAAGCGTTCTTTAGAGTCTAAATGACAAGAGGGGGATGGGATGAAGATTTTAATAATTGGGGGAACAAAGTTTGCCGGACGTGCGATTGTGGAGGAAGCTGTAAAAAAAGGGTTTGATGTGACGTTGTTCAACAGAGGAAAAACAAATGACGCCATTTTCCCCGATTTGCCCCTTATTAAAGGTGATCGGCAAAACAAAGAGGATTTAGCGAAGCTATGTAGTCAAAAATGGGACGCCGTCATTGATACATGCGGCTATCAGCCAAAAGATGCTGCCCTCTCATCAGCTATGTTGAAGGAATTCTGCAGCGTATATGTATTTATTTCGACTATTTCAGTCTATAAGAAAGCATTCCAGGAAGAAGGAATCGATGAGAAGTCAGAGCTTAATGAATTATCCTCTAAGGAAAATGAGCAGCTGCAGAAAAACGGTTCCTTGCCGGCAGATCAATATTATGGAGCTTTAAAAGCTTTATGTGAACTTGCAGTGACGAATGAACTTCCTTCAAACTCCCTTATTATTCGGCCGGGTCTTATTGTTGGTCCTCATGATCCTACCGATCGTTTTACCTATTGGATGGAAAGGGTGATGAAAGGGGGAGAAATGATTGCCCCTGACAACAAGGATTGTCAAATACAGTTCATTGATGTCCGTGATTTAGCTCAATGGATTTTGACCCTCATTGAAATGGATGAGAGGGGAATATGGAATGCTGTGGGACCGACAGAACCATTAACATTAAACCATTTTCTAAATGAATGCCGGATGTATTTGAATAAAGAAACGGAAATCACTTGGGCTCAAGAAGAATTTCTGCTGAAGAATGAAGTGCAGCCTTGGATTGAATTGCCTTTATGGATCCCGCATATTAAGGATTTTGGAACAGAGATCACAAAGGCTAAAAATGCAGGACTCAAAACGAGGCAATTAAAAGAAACAATATTAGACACCGCTGAATGGGCAAGCAAAAGGGAGCATTCAGGAAGAAATGCCGGCTTAGCGGCAGATAAAGAAGATGCTTTATTGAAAGCTTTAAATAAATAATTCAACAATAAAAAACTGCCGAGAAATCTCGACAGCAAGTGCGGCTTATATTTAGCCGTTTTTTTATTGTATAAATTTACTTTCAATTTCCTGGCATACTTGATCAGCTGACATTCCATGTGCATTAATGACAGAACCTGCCGTAACAACGTTTTGTATTCCCATGACGTTGTTATCTTGTCCCGTCACCACGCAGCAGTCACAGTTCGCTGCATCATTTTCATTTTTTAGTTCAACCACCTCGTAGCCTTTTGCGCGAAGCACTTCAGATACGTTAGAAAGAGATTGTTCTACACCAACTCGTTTTGACATTACCACACACCTCCTCAAATATAACTTTATTTTCACCATAAATGGTTTTATTATGCGGTAATCACAAAGTTTCAGTTGATATTAGCAAGTGAAAGTTAGGCCGAATTGACCATTTTGATAGGAATTTATATAAGAACATTTGTTCGTGTGGAAAAGTATGCTAAAATGAGGTTGTACAGTTCATAAAGGTGGGTGGGCAGCGGCTGCTTTCCGAAAGGAGGTGGTCGCAAGAGATGATTCCTGTTGCTGATACAATGCAGCTTATGATAGCGTTCGGATCTTTAATCATAGCCATCATCGCCATTGCACAAAAAAAGAAGTAACCCACCCCGTGCAAGTTGGATAGAGGGTGAGTTACTTTTTCGTGGTTAAAGGCTGCTGCACTGCTTGCAGGAAAAACTGTACCTAGAGTTCTGGTTGCCGCCAGGACTCTTGAAACTTATGCTCCATTATTAGCATTATAACGGTTTTTTTTCTGTTCGTAAAGAAAAGGGGAAGGAATTTACATCAGTTAATCGATGACACCAGTTCGTTGGATAGAAGTTTCTACCGTAACATTGATTTTTGAATTTTTATAGATATCTATCCATTGCTGTTTGGTTAAAGGCTTATTCCTATGATGAGCCATGTAATAATTCCCGAAGCCGATTGGATCGGTATTTTTTTCTTTCAGCATGGCAGTCAATTCATTCATTTTATTTTCCATCTTTTTGGATATTTCGCTTTCTAATTTTTTGACAACCGCAGGGTTTCCCAAGTCCATGGTTTCAGAGACTTCAAGCACACGCAAGTTTGTCTTGACGTGTATGGAGAAAGCTGGCCTTCCTGCTTCTTCCTTCATTGTGATTTTCTCATGTGCGTGAATGTTGTCCAGAGTAAGATGTACATCTTCTTTTTTTTCTTTGTAAACTGGATTTTCTGTCTGATTCTCAGTAAAAAAGGCTTTAAATCTTTCACGGGGGAGATCAATCTCTGTCAGTCCCCTTGTGTATTTATCCATTAACATCCTTAGATAGAAAATATCATCCTGAGGCAAGGGGGCAAGATAATGGTCATCATTAAACAACGCAAGCCCACTGATGACTATATGGCCATTTTCAATCGTCAATAGAGGAAGGACGGGATCTTTCCCGATATCATAAAATGTGCGCAGGTATTCTTGCAAAGTGGGGTTTGGAATCAGCTCTCTGTCGATATTTTGGCGAATCATGTTATATAAATATGTCCCGATATTATCAGTTTGGTATAGGTCCTGGTGGTTGAGGATTTCCTTTGCAGTAGGACTTGCCACTGCGAGGTAGACCATATTGCCGATAGAGGCATCCCTTGTTAATGTATCGACATACTGGCTCAATCCTTCTGATGCGATTTCATCTCCATAGATAGCCACACGCAGCTGTCCCGAAGCAATTTTCTTGCTTGTTTCATAATTGATTTTTCTTTTTACCCCTTTACTGGTAATGGAGCTTGCAGAAAATATATTTGAAAGGCTCTGTTTTTCAGGACTGAATTGAAGTACAGCAATTGTTCCTTCCACTTCCTCTGGCTCCTCTTTGTTCTTATCATATCCAATGGCAGTTACCAATCCAAGGTTTTCAAGGCTTTTTTGCTCTACACATCCAGAGATGAAAAGTGATAGTGTGAGGATGAACAGCATCAGGAGCTTCATCTTAAGCACTCCTTTTTTTCTTCCAAATCGTTTTAAGCTTTACCATAGTATAAAGCAGGAAAGGGTATACGAAGAATAATGCAAATCCTGCGTATCCTACATAATCCGAAGCAAGATTGTTAAATATCCTCTCTTTTAAAAACAGCGTACCAAGCCACGCAATCAAGAGTGCTATATACAAACTTTTCCGTCCTGTGATGCCAAATACATTCTTGATCCCCCTTGATGCTGACCATAAATATAAACAAATGTTAGGAAGGATAATCAGCATCCAGAATGAGACTGCGATAAATTCAAAACGTTCCAAGTTTGGAATCCTTACGATTTTAAACATAGATAATACAGGCCAAATCGTCCTTTTTAAACCAGTGGCTGAAAAGAAACCGATTGATACAAATGTGACCAAGGCAAACAAAAGTGTAGAATAAAGATTTCCGATCATGGAATAGCGAAAAACCTTTTCTTTATTTTGTACAAATGGATACACAAACATAAGCATTTCATACCCAACGATTGAAAGGCTGGTTTTAAATGTTCCCATCAGAATCTGTTTAAAACTATGGTTCCAAATCGGTAAAAGATGAGAATAATCCATATATTGCAGGGGCACTGCAATGATAAAAGTGATCCAAATGGATAATATCAGGGATAGCAGGCATATTCCCACGACTACTCTTATTCCTCCGCTGACTGCATAAAATGCAAGAAAGCTGAGCATCAAGGTAAATATCCAGGTTGGAAGAGTAGGGAAAATCCACTCCTGAACCATTTCCGTATAATCCTTCATAATAATGAAGTAGCCTGATAACAAATAAATGGAAATAACAGAGTTAGCCAATTTCCCACCCCATTTTCCATATAGATACTCATGGATGGAATAGAGATCCGCACTTTCAAACTGCTTCAATGTTTTATCCATAATAAACAACACCATCGTGACGACTGCACCAGTGATCAATACTGATATCCAGGCATCATTTTCCGATTGAAGGAAAACAACTCTTGGCAAACCGGCAATCCCGACGCCTGTCTGTGCTGTATGGACAATAAACATGAGTAAATAGGCGTTGAATAAAAGCTTTCGGGGTGGATTAATGTTCGGATTCACTTGCAACATTCCTTATTCATCCAAGTCGTTTTTCTTCCTGCCATCCGATTTGAAAAAACGAATGTGGTCTTTAGGCATATTGGATTCCGGGCGGTTTCTGTAAAAAGAGATAGGAGCCCTTATCAAACTGTACTTTAAGTCATTCAATCTTAATGGGAAAAGAGGGGTTAAATACGGTCTTCCCATTGATGTCTGCCTTAACAAATGAATCAGAATAAGACAGAATGCAAACATGATGCCGATGCCGCCATAAAGCCCTGCCGCAAAAATGATTGGAAAGCGCAGGATCCTTAAAGTTGACCCCATCAGATAGCTGGGAGTTGTAAACGATCCTAATGCACTGATGGCAATGATGATGATCAAGATATTACTCGTAAAGCCAGCCTGAACTGCTGCCTGCCCGATGACGATACCACCGACGATACCCATTGTCTGTCCGACTTTAGTCGGCAGCCTCGCACCTGCCTCTCTAAGCAATTCAATAATGAATTCAAGAAGCAAGGCTTCAAAAACCGGCGGAAAAGGGACGTTTGATCTTGATTCTCCAAGTGAAGTCAGTAAGGCGGAAGGAATGACTTCATAATGATAGGTTAAAACCGCAACATAGGCAGGTGTCAGCAAAATAGAGAGCAGGATGGATATAAAACGGAGTATACGTAAAAACGTTCCAATATTCCATCTGACATAAACATCCTCTGTTGTTTCAAAAAAACTATAAAATGAGGTAGGGCCGATTAAGGAAATAGGGCTTCTGTCTACCAATACACCTACTTTTCCGTATAATAGACTCATACAAAACCTGTCTGGGAGCTCTGTTGACATCAGCTGTGGAAAAAGAGTGATTGAATTGTCCTCTATCAGCTGGGCTAAAACAGAAGCATCGATAATACTATCAATGTCCAAATCCGTAATTCTTTGGCGGAAGGTAGAGACATTTTCCTCATCGGCCACATCTGAAATGTATACTAAACTTACCTTTCGCTTTAAACGATTTCCCACCATGATTTCTTCCACAGCCAGTTTTTCATCTGAAAGATAGTTCCTCACAATATTCACATTCGTTGCTATGGATTCTGTGAAGGAAATCTTCGGTCCATAAACCAATGATTCTGTTTCAGCTTTTTCAAGCCCTCTTGATTCTTTTTTTCCTATATCTGCAAGAATCCCGCAGTCTTCACCTTCAATAAAAATATACAGGTACCCATTGATAATACCCTGAGAAATTTCCTCTAATTGATTGGTGAGGAGGAGCTTACCGATATTTAATGATTGATAAATATTTTTAACAGAAAGGGCTTCATTATATAAAAGATTTAAAGGTTTAATGATATCCTCGCTCAGAGCATCTTCTTTTATGCTATTCTCCAAATAGACAAGGAGGATAGTTTTTTCATGATGAAAAATATCCCGAAACAGAAGGTCTGAGCTATTTGAGAGGGCAGACTGAATGTCAGCTTTAAATTCTTCCTTCGTTAAACGATGTGCTTTTTTTCTATTTTTCTCGGCTTTTTTAAAAGATTCTTTGAACATGTTTTCATCACCCGATTCCCTGTAATGAAAGTTTGTCCCATATAAAGGCAAACATGCAGAAATTGTTCATTGATATCTCTCCATGAAAAAAAGCCTGCTTTGAACAGGCTATGAGAAAGAGTACGAATATTTTAATGTTGAAGTGTATTGTATGTCTGTTTCCTTTATGAGAGAAAGGAAAATCTCTATCAATGCTGGGTCCCATTGAGTTCCACTTCCTTCAGACAGGATGGAAATTGCTTTTTCAAATGGCATCCCTTTACGGTAAGGACGATCAGATGTCATGGCATCAAAGGCGTCAGCAATCGCAATGATCCTGCCGAATAAAGGTATGTCCTGCCCTGAAAGCCCTGATGGATATCCTTTCCCGTCATATCTTTCATGATGATGCTTAATACCTGGCAAAAGGTGCTTCATTTCTAATGAGAGCTCCGGCTGATCTACAATCCTTGCCCCGATCGTGGGGTGCTGCTTGATTTGATTGAATTCTTCATCTGTTAATCGATTTTCCTTCAATAGAACGGCATCACGGACACCGATTTTTCCAATATCGTGGAGAAGCGCTGACTTTCTCAACAGCTGCAATTCCAGTTCTGATAAACCTGCAGCTTTCCCTATTTTGCACGAATATTCAGCGACTCTTATGGAATGGCCAGCCGTATAAGGGTCCCTGGCATCAAGTGCTTCCGCAATGACTGTATAGAAGCTGTCCAGTAATTCTTCATTACGTTTATCCCTGATTTTTATGGAATGGAGCATATGATTGAAACCATTTACTATGTCACTGAATTCATCGGTATGGGGATTATCAAGATCTAGAAAAAACCCCTTTTGAACATTTTGGAAACCATCCTGAAGTTCAGCAAGTGGTTTTTGAATGCTTTTATAAAGCAATATGGCTGCAGTAATACTAAATATGGTGATTACTGTAATGATAAGGGCAGCCCAACTGAGAAACCCCTTAGCAAATTCCAGTGAAGTTTCAATGAAGCGCACCTGTGTGGCTACTGAAAACAAGAGAATAGGGAATACCGATATAAAAACTGCACCGGCAAGAAGCTTCCTTTTAATACTGAAAATGTTCTTTTCACGATTAATAGACATGAACTGCGGGCCTAACTTGTGCTGTAAATCTAAAATGATAGGCTTTGTTGTTTTTTCGGTAAGAAAATACTCGATCATCGCGTGCAGACAAGCAATGATAAATGCACCTAATGCTGCAAGAGCGATAAAAGAGTATGGAATAGAGAGCCATTTCATTTTAATGAAAAACAAACTCATTGAAACAGAAGGGATGGCAAGTCCTAAAAAATGAGGCAAAAGAATCCTTTTTACTGTCAAATAAGGAAAATGAAGAATCGTTTCATAAGCTTCCTTTAACATCATTCTTGATCGTTCATTCTGCTGATAGTACAAGGTTAACGGCCTTAAATGCAGACGATAGACTAGGATTTCACATATAAACATAACGATGATGGAAGAAACCAAAATGGTCCATATCAATTCGACTTCATGAGGAGTTAAGTCAAGGGTTTGAAAAATAAAAATGCTCCCAACCCCAATTACAGCTGAAAACGAACCGATGAAATAATTAAATATCATTTTTCTTTTGAATTGACCGTAAATTTTCAAAGGGAATATACTCCTTGTATGGAAATTAATATCTTTATTATATAAAAATTCAAGAAACAATTATAGTGCTTATCAACCCTCAAATCCAATAGGAATTGGATGAGTTTGACTTTCATATTAAAAGTTGTATAATTATTATAAATGGATAAATACTTTCAATTTTGAAGCAGGCCATTCACATATTATAAAAAGTGATCGATGCGTGCGGTACTTTTTATAATATGTGAATTTTTTATTAAAATAGAACATATTAATATTTTTGATTGTAATGGAGGATTCATCGTGGAAAAAGGTACAGTTAAATGGTTTAACGCAGAAAAAGGTTTTGGA
Protein-coding sequences here:
- a CDS encoding putative holin-like toxin gives rise to the protein MIPVADTMQLMIAFGSLIIAIIAIAQKKK
- a CDS encoding spore germination protein; translated protein: MFKESFKKAEKNRKKAHRLTKEEFKADIQSALSNSSDLLFRDIFHHEKTILLVYLENSIKEDALSEDIIKPLNLLYNEALSVKNIYQSLNIGKLLLTNQLEEISQGIINGYLYIFIEGEDCGILADIGKKESRGLEKAETESLVYGPKISFTESIATNVNIVRNYLSDEKLAVEEIMVGNRLKRKVSLVYISDVADEENVSTFRQRITDLDIDSIIDASVLAQLIEDNSITLFPQLMSTELPDRFCMSLLYGKVGVLVDRSPISLIGPTSFYSFFETTEDVYVRWNIGTFLRILRFISILLSILLTPAYVAVLTYHYEVIPSALLTSLGESRSNVPFPPVFEALLLEFIIELLREAGARLPTKVGQTMGIVGGIVIGQAAVQAGFTSNILIIIIAISALGSFTTPSYLMGSTLRILRFPIIFAAGLYGGIGIMFAFCLILIHLLRQTSMGRPYLTPLFPLRLNDLKYSLIRAPISFYRNRPESNMPKDHIRFFKSDGRKKNDLDE
- a CDS encoding NAD-dependent epimerase/dehydratase family protein, with protein sequence MKILIIGGTKFAGRAIVEEAVKKGFDVTLFNRGKTNDAIFPDLPLIKGDRQNKEDLAKLCSQKWDAVIDTCGYQPKDAALSSAMLKEFCSVYVFISTISVYKKAFQEEGIDEKSELNELSSKENEQLQKNGSLPADQYYGALKALCELAVTNELPSNSLIIRPGLIVGPHDPTDRFTYWMERVMKGGEMIAPDNKDCQIQFIDVRDLAQWILTLIEMDERGIWNAVGPTEPLTLNHFLNECRMYLNKETEITWAQEEFLLKNEVQPWIELPLWIPHIKDFGTEITKAKNAGLKTRQLKETILDTAEWASKREHSGRNAGLAADKEDALLKALNK
- a CDS encoding DUF1033 family protein; this encodes MSTSWKVILTKGENEPWWFFEGWEKDIVTEYSFEEKHDALVFFLEKLKTLHNEYPHHRQKNDSMAAFWNEEEKEFCEACDDDLQTYHGLLLMLDQKPYVPTDEEKAFFRV
- a CDS encoding GerAB/ArcD/ProY family transporter yields the protein MLQVNPNINPPRKLLFNAYLLMFIVHTAQTGVGIAGLPRVVFLQSENDAWISVLITGAVVTMVLFIMDKTLKQFESADLYSIHEYLYGKWGGKLANSVISIYLLSGYFIIMKDYTEMVQEWIFPTLPTWIFTLMLSFLAFYAVSGGIRVVVGICLLSLILSIWITFIIAVPLQYMDYSHLLPIWNHSFKQILMGTFKTSLSIVGYEMLMFVYPFVQNKEKVFRYSMIGNLYSTLLFALVTFVSIGFFSATGLKRTIWPVLSMFKIVRIPNLERFEFIAVSFWMLIILPNICLYLWSASRGIKNVFGITGRKSLYIALLIAWLGTLFLKERIFNNLASDYVGYAGFALFFVYPFLLYTMVKLKTIWKKKRSA
- a CDS encoding D-alanyl-D-alanine carboxypeptidase family protein gives rise to the protein MKKIVVSFLSLLILGSLAPYSALAAEGEELDIKSEAASVVDAKTGKILYQKNGDKKLYPASLTKIATAIYAIENGHLNDHVVVSHNAANVDGTRVYLLEGEDVTLKHLIQGMLVNSGNDAAIAIAEHLDGSVDEFSKNINAYLRSKVGVYHTHFVNPNGLFDEEHFTTANDLAKITDYAMKNPTFRQIFGTKTLKWHGDGWDTTLITHHKMLKEEIPFPGITGGKTGYVDQSGQTLATTAQNQNIDLTAITLNGTTKKSAYGDTKKLLEYGMTHYKTERVPEGSIFKKKDNAYKAEHDLYFTKGSGENVTKKVEKSGFLKIISKTGEVVAVFPLHELKAKASEGNKDSTSEDSAKKHSSLNLLLCSGIFLLICITILFKKIKKSSA
- a CDS encoding Ger(x)C family spore germination protein, whose amino-acid sequence is MKLLMLFILTLSLFISGCVEQKSLENLGLVTAIGYDKNKEEPEEVEGTIAVLQFSPEKQSLSNIFSASSITSKGVKRKINYETSKKIASGQLRVAIYGDEIASEGLSQYVDTLTRDASIGNMVYLAVASPTAKEILNHQDLYQTDNIGTYLYNMIRQNIDRELIPNPTLQEYLRTFYDIGKDPVLPLLTIENGHIVISGLALFNDDHYLAPLPQDDIFYLRMLMDKYTRGLTEIDLPRERFKAFFTENQTENPVYKEKKEDVHLTLDNIHAHEKITMKEEAGRPAFSIHVKTNLRVLEVSETMDLGNPAVVKKLESEISKKMENKMNELTAMLKEKNTDPIGFGNYYMAHHRNKPLTKQQWIDIYKNSKINVTVETSIQRTGVID
- a CDS encoding YkuS family protein, producing the protein MSKRVGVEQSLSNVSEVLRAKGYEVVELKNENDAANCDCCVVTGQDNNVMGIQNVVTAGSVINAHGMSADQVCQEIESKFIQ
- a CDS encoding phospholipase D family protein; protein product: MSTAKKRNKKKWTYTLIIFVCAVYLGMVFYESKKPLPKGLSYEGKIHQVDNVNFLYDLTYQKDKKEMHDQMIFQKIFDQIDKADKFIVVDMFLFNDFYDKGMFFPPISDTLTKKLIDKKEKNPEMRIVFITDPVNTGYSSFLSKQLKELKENGIEVVITDLEPLRDSNPLYSAIWRIGLQWFGQKGEGWIRNPLTPNAPKLTVRSYLELMNIKANHRKTLATDKGAIVSSANPHDASGYHSNIAFETSGPIIADILKTEQSILDFSHSNVKLPKYEGSMNEKGNIKVQLLTESKIESGIVDTIKHTSKGDSIWIGMFYIADRDIVNALTDAAGRGVKIRLILDPNTNAFGHKKTGLPNNPVVSELLEEGKGNIQMKWYNTHKEQYHTKLIYVRGQDSSTVIGGSANYTMRNLDDFNPETDLKVQAGNREQVIVDVDDYFHRIWNNEEGTYSVGYKKRKIEYTGVERVIYALQKLLHFTTY
- the moaA gene encoding GTP 3',8-cyclase MoaA, with the protein product MKKAIDQLSRPFKDLRISVTDRCNFRCRYCMPAEIFGPDYAFLPKQEILSFEEIERITKASVNLGVRKVKLTGGEPLIRKNLHQLIRKLYEIEEIEDIGLTTNGILLPTYADRLKEAGLKRINISLDALEENLFKKMNGVGASVEKVKAGIDAAIQAGLKVKINMVVQKGVNEDEIIPMAEYCKVKEIPLRFIEFMDVGNSNGWNWDQIVTKKEMMGILASRYELIPIEPDYYGEVAKRYRLKGSDSEIGFITSVSETFCSECTRGRISANGSFYTCLFAQSGVDLKEDLRNGMTDTELMNKLNQIWNNRNDRYSEERTEESAVKRKKIEMSYIGG